The region ATGGCTGCGTCCGGCGCGTACCGCGTGCGTGAAATCCACGCGGATCGCCGGACGGCAGCAACAAAAAAGCCCGCTTTTGCGTCGGCATAAGCGGGCTTCATGTGCGGGGGAAAGCTGGAGCGGAGGCGGAACGATGCGGCTTTTCCACCCTTCGCTTTAGCTGTTTCGGGTTGCCCCGCGTCCGCAAGCTGAGATCAAATCGACGCAAGCCAACATGCTAACACGCTCGCGGCGTGGCGTGCTGCACGCCGCGCCGCGAAGCGCTATCCGCGGTGGCAGAGGCAAACGCATCGGGATGCGTTAGCGCCCGCCTTCAACCCACCGACAACTGCAAGTGCAGCTGCGAGCGAGCCGGGCCGCCACCGTCGATCGCTTCGCTCGCGGCGTCGCGATCCGATTGCGACGACGGCGCCAGACGCGCGGTTTCGATGCGATCGAGATACTCGGTCGTCACGTCGCCGGTCACGTAGTTGCCGTCGAAACACGACGCCTCGAATTCCCTCAGCGCCGGATTGATGTCGCGCACGGCCTGCTTCAGCGCGTCGACGTCCTGATACACGAGGTGATCCGCACCGATCATGCGCGCGACTTCATCGTCCGTGCGGCCATGCGCGACGAGTTCGCCGCGCGTCGGCATGTCGATGCCGTAGACGTTCGGGAACTTCACCGGCGGCGCCGCCGACGCGAAGATCACCTTGTTCGCGCCCGCATCGCGCGCCATCTGCACGATTTCGTGCGAGGTAGTGCCGCGCACGATCGAGTCGTCGACGATCAGCACGTTCTTGCCCTTGAACTCGATGCCCATCGCGTTCAGCTTCTGGCGCACCGACTTCTTGCGCACGGCCTGGCCCGGCATGATGAAGGTGCGGCCGACATAACGGTTCTTGAAGAAGCCTTCGCGATACTCGACGCCCAGCTTCTTCGCGACCTGCATCGCGGCCGGGCGGGACGAATCGGGAATCGGCATGACCACGTCGATCGCGACGTCGGGCAACTCGCGCTTGATCTTCTCGGCGAGATAGTCGCCCATGCGCAGACGCACGTTGTAGACCGGCACGCCGTCGAGCACCGAGTCCGGACGCGCGAGATACACGAGTTCGAAAATGCACGGGTTCAGGCTCGGGTTCGTCGCGCATTGCTGGGAATGCAGATTACCCTCGATATCGATGAAAATCGCCTCGCCCGGCGCGATGTCGCGCACGAACTCGAAGCCGATACCTTCGATCGCCACCGACTCCGACGCCAGAATCCATTCGACGCCTTCCGGCGTTTCCTGCTTGCCGAGGCACAGCGGGCGGATACCGTACGGATCGCGGAAACCCAGCAAGCCGTAACCGGCGATCAGCGACACGATCGCGTACGAGCCCCGCACCCGGCGATGCACGCCCGACACGGCCTTGAACAAGGCGGCCGGATCGAGTTGCAGGCCCGAGCTGGACAGCTGCAATTCGTGCGCGAGCACGTTGAGCATGACCTCGGTGTCCGAATTCGTGTTGATGTGACGGCGATCGATGCGGAACATCTCGTCTTTCAACTGTTGCCAGTTGGTCAGATTGCCGTTGTGCGCGAGGATGATGCCGTACGGCGCGTTCACGTAGAACGGCTGGGCTTCTTCCTCGCTGGATGCGGACCCGGCCGTCGGGTAGCGGACCTGGCCGATACCGGTCGTGCCGGGCAGGCTACGCATGTTGCGCGTGCGAAACACGTCGCGCACCATGCCGTTGGCCTTGTGCATGTGAAAGTTACTGCCGTTCGCGGTTGCGATGCCGGCGGCGTCCTGACCGCGATGCTGCAGGAGCAGCAGGCTGTCATAGATCAGCTGATTGACCGGAGAATGGGAAACTACGCCTACGATGCCGCACATGGCATGTCCTTCAAAGGTACGAAATTCGTCGTGGCGGCCGGTGCCTGAGATGATCCCCCGAGCCGAACGTCAGCGGGGCGCTTGCGACTGCAAGTGGAGGCGACCGGTTTGCGCCGGAGTCCTGCCGCGTTCCTCTGACCGCTCGCCTGATCGTCACACGCGGACGTAGGCGGCAAGCGTCTCGGGAAGCAGCGGTTTCATTACGTGCACGCCCTCGACCGCATAGGGCCGCAGCAAGGCGTTGCGCCAGAATTCCTGCTGGGGCAGTTCGGTCAAGCCAGCAAGGGCGACCAGAATCAGCACCAGGATGACCCCGCGGACGAGGCCGAACATCAAACCGAGCGAGCGGTCCACGCCGCTCAAGCCGGTTGCCTGCACGATGCGGCTCAGGAGGGCATTCAACACGCTCGCCACCAGCACCACACCGACCACCACCAGCGCAAAGGCCAGCAGCCACTGCGTCAACGCACCGCCCGGCCACGTGGACGGGATAAACGGCACGACATACCCAACAAAGCGGCAAGCGATGAAAAACGCCGCGATCCAGCCGATCAGCCCGAATATCTCGGACAGAAAACCGCGCCACGTGCCACGCAGCGCCGACAAACCGATCACCGCCATTACAGCGTAGTCGAAGGCAGTGAACATCGCTGGCTTACTGTGCGGCGCCGCTGTTCGCGCCCGACGTCAAGCCGGCCTCGCGGACTTTCGCAATCGCGGCGCTGGCCGCGGCGCGGTCGGCGAACGGGCCGGCGCGCAATAGCGTGAGCGTGGAGCCGTCGGCCTGCTTACGATGTTCGGTATATGCGGGTACACCCGCCGCTTTCAACTTGGCTGCCCAGTTGCGGGCGTTCGCGTCGTTCGCGAAGGCGCCCAGCTGGACCGCGAAACGGCTGCCCGGCGGCGATGCCGGCGTGCCGGCACTGGTATTGGCGTTGTCGGTCGCGGCGGCGGTGTTGGTGTCGTCGGTCGCGCCCGGTGCGGGCGTGGCGGCCGCGTTGTGCGTGACGGGCGGCGGCGTGACGGCGGGCCTGGCCGGTTTCGCGGACGGTGCTGCCGGCGTGGCCGGTGCCGTATTCGCCGCGATAGCCGGTGTTTGCGGCTTCGCCGCCGGTTTGGCGCTGGTGTTCGCTCCGGCGGTAGCCGTCGAGTTGGCCGACGTACCCGGCTGTGGCGCGGATGTGGACGTGGATTGATTGCGTGTAGCGGATGTCGTCGCGCCCGGCGTCGCCGCGAGGCCCGACGCGGCAAGTCCTGCGTCGGGAGTCGGATTATCGGGTGCTACGCCGGCTTGCGTGTCTTCGTCAGCTTTCGCGAGTTTGGGCGCGGGACGGTTCGGGATGTCGATCGAGATGTCGTCCGTCACCGGCTTGGGATGCGAATCCAGCACCATCGGCAGGATGACCACGGCCGCGACGACCATCGCGATCGCGCCGACGAGCCGGCGCCGCGCACGCTGCTTCTCCGGCAACGTAGGGTCGAGCAGCATGGCGTCGGCGTCGACGGTGCGCTCCGTGCGGCGGGTTCGCCGCTCCACGCGCTCGCCACGGGCGGCGCGGGTGGAACTGGTATTTGCGCCGCGCCGGGTGGGCGCGTCGTCTTTCTTGCCGAACGAGAAAATTCCCATGAATCGCTTGGTTCGAGCGTGGCGCCCGTTCAGTGTTGCTGCGATTTACGGTAGGCCATCACGCCGGCTACCGTATAGAAACTGCCGAAAACCACGATTCTATCATTCTCTGACGCTCGTTTTAGCGCGTCTTGGTATGCATCTGCCGGGCTCGGGTAACGCGTCACGCTGCTGTCGGCGCCATTTTCCACGCCCTGCTCGCGCAACGCCGCTTCAAGCTGTTCCGCCGATGCCGCTCGCGGCGTCGGCAGATCCGTTACGCACCAGTGGTCGATCTCGTCCTTCAGATGGGCCAGCACGCCGGCAATGTCCTTGTCGCGCATCGCGCCGAACACCGCGTAGGTGTACGGGAAAAAGCCCATGTTGCCGAGGTTCTGCGTGAGCACGGCCGCCGCGTGCGGATTGTGGCCGACGTCCAGCACCACAGCCGGTTTGCCCGGCAGCACCTGGAACCGGCCCGGCAACTCGACGTTCGCAAGTCCGAGACGAATATCCTGCGCCGACACCGGCAGCCGGTCGCGCAGTGCCTCGAGCGCCGCGAGCGCCGCGGACGTGTTGATCAACTGATTCGCGCCGCGCAACGCTGGATAAGCCAGCGCCGAACGGCGCATGGTCGGGCCGACATAGCTCCACTGCTGACGCTCGCTGCCCGCCTGGCCTTCGTAGCGGAAATCGCGGCCGAAGAGCCACAGTTCGGCGCCGATCTTCTCCGCATGACCGATCAACGATTGCGGCGCGACCGGGTCGGCGCAGATCGCCGGCTTGCCCGGACGGAAAATGCCGGCTTTTTCGAACGCGATCTTCTCGCGCGTGTCGCCGAGATAATCGGTGTGATCGATATCGATGCTGGTGATCACCGCGCAGTCGGTATCGAGAATGTTGACCGCGTCGAGACGGCCGCCCAGACCGACTTCGAAGATCACCGCGTCGAGCCCGCGCGCGGCGAACAGGCTCATGATGGCCAGCGTCGTGAACTCGAAATATGTCAGCGTGACCGGCTCGGCGAGGCTCAGGCGCGCGGCTTCGACGGCCTCGAAGTGCGGCAGCAGCTCGGCGTCGCTGGCCATCGCGCCGTTGATGCGCGCGCGTTCGTTGAACGTCAGCAGGTGCGGCGAGGTGTGGCAACCCACCGTGAAACCGGCACGCAACAGAATCGATTCGAGGATCGCGCACGTGGAGCCCTTGCCGTTGGTGCCGCCGACCGTGATGATCGGGCACGCGAACGACAATTGCATCGCATCACGAACGCGGGAGATACGCCCCAAACCCATGTCGATGCCGACCGGATGCGCGGATTCAAGGTGCGTGAGCCACGCGTCGAGAGTGGGGAAAGTGGTCATCGAATGAATCGCGAGTGAATCGGTTAAGCGCGGAATGCTGCGCGCGGCGATGCCGGCGGGCGACACCATCTGGCGCGACCGTGATTATCCAGGAAATGACAACGCGCCGCACGATGACTCGCGCGACGCGTTATTTTTTGTGCTTTTTGCGTGCTTTCGCCGACGACCGCCACGCGCGATATGAGCGCGGGCGGTTCGCCCCGGCAAGCCGCGCGCGGCGCGGCTTTTAAGCGACGGCGTCCGCCGGCTGGTGGCTCAACAGCGCCATCAATTGCGCGATTTCCTCACGCAGCTTGCGACGGTCGACGATCATGTCCACCGCGCCCTTCGACAGCAGGAACTCGGCGCGCTGGAAACCTTCCGGCAGCTTTTCGCGCACGGTCTGTTCGATCACGCGCGGGCCGGCAAAACCGATCAGCGCCTTCGGCTCCGCGATCACCACGTCGCCGAGGAACGCGAAACTGGCCGACACGCCGCCCATGGTCGGATCGGTCAGCACGGAAATGAACGGCAGCTTGGCTTCGGCCAGCTTGGTCAGCATTGCCGTGGTCTTCGCCATCTGCATCAGCGACAGCAGGCTTTCCTGCATCCGCGCGCCGCCCGAGGCGGTGAAGCAGATGAACGGCACTTTCTGTTCGAGCGCGTTCTGCGCGCCGCGTGCGAAGCGCTCGCCAACCACCGAACCCATCGAGCCGCCCATGAACGAGAACTCGAAGCAGGCCACGACCACCGGCAACGTGTGGATCGCGCCGCCCATCACGACCATTGCGTCGGTTTCGTCGGTGTCGTCCATCGCCTCTTTCAGGCGCTCCGGATATTTGCGGCTGTCCTTGAACTTCAGCGCGTCGACCGGGACGATTTCCTGACCGATTTCGTAGCGGCCTTCCGGATCGAGCAGGCCGTCGAGCCGCTCACGCGCGCCGATGCGCATGTGATGGTCGCATTTCGGGCAAACGTGCAAATTGGCCTCGACGTCGTTGCGATACAGCACCGCTTCGCACGAGGGGCACTTGATCCACAGGCCTTCCGGAATCCCCTTTCGGCTCTTCGGGTCGGTTTGTTTGATTTTCGGCGGCAGCAGCTTGTCGAGCCAGCTCATATTGAATCCTTCTGGGGTCGGCAGTCGCGCAAACGGCGGGACAAACCCGCCGTTTGCGCTACAGACGACAAAAATAACTGTTATCGGGCAGTCGCGACGCTATCGATCGCCTCGCGCACTTCGGCGACGAAGCGGGTGAGCGTTTCGGCGGCAGTCTCGGGCGACGCTTGTTCGAGCAATTGCACGATACGGCTACCGATCACGACGGCATCGGACACTTCGGCGACCGAACGCGCGGTTTGCGCGTCGCGGATGCCGAAACCGACGCCCACCGGCAGGGGTACGCGCGACTTGATGGCCGGGATTTTACTCGCGATGCTGGAAACGTCCAGATTTGCGGCGCCGGTCACCCCCTTCAACGACACATAATAGACGTAGCCGCTGGCGATTTTGCCGACTTCCGCAATACGCTCGTCCGTCGACGTGGGCGCCAGCAGGAAGATCGGATCGATGCTGGCAGATCGCATCTTTTCCGCGAAGTTAGCGCACTCTTCCGGCGGGTAATCGACAACCAGCACGCCGTCCACGCCGGCATCCTGAGCGGCTTTCGCGAATTCGTCGACACCCATGCGTTCGATCGGATTCGCATAGCCCATCAGCACCACGGGCGTCTTGTCGTTAGTCTCGCGGAAGCGCTTGACGTCCGCGAGCACGTGGCGCAACGAGACGCCATGCGCCAACGCGCGTTCCGACGATTGCTGGATCACCGGACCATCGGCCATCGGGTCGGAAAACGGCACGCCGAGTTCGATCACATCCGCGCCGCCGGCAGCCAGCGCGTGCATGAATTCGACCGTACGGGCCGGGCTCGGATCGCCTGCCGTCATGAAGGGAATGAGGCCTTTCCTACCTTGAGCGGACAGCGCGTCAAACGTGTTCTTGATACGGGACATGGAAATATTCTCGGATTGGGGCTACTGCGCGAGGCGTTCGGCGATTCGTTCGTGACACGCCGCCCACCTTCCGCCACGGCGGTTCGCTTATTGCGTTTCAGCCTGCCGCCGGACCTTGGCTTTTGCCGCCCGCGCCTTCACAGGCGTGGGCGTGGCAGCGGCGCTGACGCGTTCTCGCGCTATCGCACAGTAACTTTCATTGATCTCATAGCCGACGAATTCGCGCTGCTGACGGGCGCAAGCGACTGCGGTGGTGCCGCTGCCCATGAACGGATCGAGCACGCGACCGCCCTTCGGACAACTGGCCAGCACCATGCGCTCGACGATTTCCAGTGGTTTCTGGGTCGGATGCGCGACGCGCTCGGCATGTTGCCGATGCAGCCGCGATACCGACCAGACATCCTTGGGATTATAGCCAAGCTCCAACCACTTGCTGCCCTCGAACAACTTACGCGAACGCGCCTTCTTCGTGACTTCATCGTACGGGATGCGGACGGGATCGAGATCGAAGAAGTAATCCTTCGACACCGCGAAGAAGCCGATGTTGTCATGCACCGAGGTGAACCGGCGCGTGGTTCCACCCATGCTCGGTACCCGCCGATCCCAGATGATTTCGTTGATCATCACGAGTTTTGTCTTCAGGAAGCTGAAGATTTCCGGCGAATACTGCCACGTGCAGAAGATATACAGCGACCCCGACGGTTTGAGCTTCGGCACCGCCAATTCCAGCCAGCCACGCGTCCAGGCGAGAAAATCCTCGCCCGTGCGCATGTCGGAATCGTTGCCGTAGTCCTTGCCCAATCCATACGGCGGATCGCACACGATCAGGTCGATCGATCCGTCGGGGATGTTCGCTACATCGGTCAAAAAATCGCGGTTCAACAGCTGAATGCCGGCCGGCACCTGCGGCAGCAACGCCGCGGGCACCGCGCTGGCCGCCTGATCGGCGACCGGCTCCAGGGTTTCAATCGCCGGCTGAGGCTCGTCGAACTCGTCGCGCATCGTCGCGGGGCTCAGAACTGGATGCCCGATCGCTCGGCGACCGTGTGCATGTCCTTGTCGCCGCGGCCCGACAGGTTGACCAGAAGGACTTGGTCCTTCGGCAGCGTCGGCGCGAGCTTCGCGGCGTAGGCCAGTGCGTGACTGGACTCCAGCGCCGGAATGATGCCTTCGATGCGACAGCAATCGTGGAATGCCTTAAGCGCTTCTTCGTCGGTGATGCTGACGTATTGCGCGCGATTGCTGTCTTTTAGCCACGCATGCTCCGGACCGACGCCCGGGTAGTCGAGGCCGGCCGAGATCGAATGCGTCTCGATGATCTGGCCGTTTTCGTCTTGCAGCAGATACGTGCGGTTTCCGTGCAGCACGCCGGGGCTGCCGCCAATCAGCGAAGCCGCGTGGCGGCCGGTTTCGAGACCGTCGCCGGCCGCTTCCACGCCGATCAACTTCACCGAAGCGTCATCGATATACGGGTAAAAGATCCCCATCGCATTCGAACCGCCGCCAATACACGCGATCACCGCGTCCGGCTGACGGCCGACGAGTTCCGGCATCTGCACCTTGCATTCGTCGCCGATCACGCGCTGGAAGTCGCGCACCATCATCGGATACGGATGCGGACCCGCAACCGTGCCGATGATGTAGAACGTATTTTCGACGTTGGTGACCCAGTCGCGCATCGCTTCGTTCAGCGCGTCCTTCAGGGTCCGCGAACCCGATTCGACCGGCACGACGGTCGCGCCCAGCAGTTTCATCCGGTACACGTTGGCGGCCTGACGCTTCACGTCCTCGGCGCCCATGTAGACCACGCACTCCATGCCGAAGCGCGCCGCGATGGTCGCGGTCGCCACGCCATGCTGACCCGCGCCGGTTTCCGCGATCACGCGCGGCTTGCCCATGCGCTTGGCCAGCAACGCCTGGCCGATCACGTTGTTGATCTTGTGCGCGCCGGTGTGATTCAGGTCTTCACGCTTGAGGAAAACCTGCGCGCCGCCGAGCAGCTCGCTCCAACGCTGCGCGTGATAGATCGGCGAGGGACGGCCGACGAAATACTTCAGCTCGCGCTCGTATTCGGCGACGAAGTCGGGATCTTTCTGGAATTTTTCGTACGACACGCGCAGTTCGTTAAGCGCGTGAACCAGGGTTTCAGCGACGAACACGCCGCCAAATTGGCCGAAATGGCCTCTTTCGTCTGGCAAGTTATACATGGCGATCACTCTTCTCAGTGTGGCCGCGCGATTTTCGTGGATGAAAACCGCGGGACCGGAATCATTCGGCATCCGCCGCGCGCACTGCGCGGACGAAAGCCGCCATCCGGGCGTGATCCTTCACGCCCCGGGCGCCCACGATTTCGATGCCGCTGGAGACATCGACCGCGTACGGGCGCACGCGATGGATCGCGTCACTGACGTTTTGCGCGTTCAACCCACCACTCAAAACGGCCCGACGCGCGAGCTCTGCTGGAATAAGTGACCAATCGAAAACCTTCCCGCCACCGCCGTAGCCTTCGACATGCGTGTCGAACAAGAGGCCGCTGGCTGCTGAATAATTGAGAGCCGATTTTACCAAATCGGCCGGTTGAGTATCCGCCGCAATCCGCAACGCGCGCAACCAAGGCAAACCCGCAACGCCGGCGAGCGTTTCGCACTGCTCCGCCGTCTCGTCGCCGTGAAATTGCAGCAGCGTCAAGCCGACATTGCTGACCACCTCGCGAATCCAGTCCGGCGTCGCATTCACGAACAAACCGACGACCGACACCAACGGCGGCACGTCGTGCACCAGATCCACGGCCTGCGCGATGCTCACCGAGCGCGGGCTCGGCGGATAGAACACGAGGCCGATCGCATCGGCGCCGAGGTCGATTGCGTGCGCGACGTCTTCCGGCTTCGAGAGCCCACACAGCTTGATGCGCGTACGATGCGGCACGGCGGCCTGGGTTGCGCCGGCTTGCGCGCCGTCAGCGAGGGGGTCGGGGCTGGTCATGTTTCCGCTTGCTCGGTCCATACGGTACTCCACGGCACGCTGCCGGTCTGCGGCGCGGGCACGGCGAATTGCTCAGGATAGCCGACCCGGGCCAGATACAGGCCGTCTGGCATGAAAGTCGGCGCGGCGGTCTCGCGTTCGCGGCTCGCCAGCACTTCCGCCATCCATTCGACTGGCCGTCGGCCGCGGCCGATGTACACCAGGCAGCCCATCACGTTACGCACCATGTGATGCAGAAATGCGTTCGCACGGAAGCGGAAATGCACGAAGTCGCCCTGTTGCCGGACATCGATCTGGTACACGTGCTTGAACGGCGTCTTCGACTGACATTGCGACGAACGGAACGCGGAAAAATCGTGTTCCCCGATCAGATATTGCGCGGCAGCGCGCATCGCGTCGAGATCGAGCGGCGTGTGGACCCAGCCGGCGCGCGTGGCCAGCATCGGTGAACG is a window of Paraburkholderia sp. D15 DNA encoding:
- the purF gene encoding amidophosphoribosyltransferase is translated as MCGIVGVVSHSPVNQLIYDSLLLLQHRGQDAAGIATANGSNFHMHKANGMVRDVFRTRNMRSLPGTTGIGQVRYPTAGSASSEEEAQPFYVNAPYGIILAHNGNLTNWQQLKDEMFRIDRRHINTNSDTEVMLNVLAHELQLSSSGLQLDPAALFKAVSGVHRRVRGSYAIVSLIAGYGLLGFRDPYGIRPLCLGKQETPEGVEWILASESVAIEGIGFEFVRDIAPGEAIFIDIEGNLHSQQCATNPSLNPCIFELVYLARPDSVLDGVPVYNVRLRMGDYLAEKIKRELPDVAIDVVMPIPDSSRPAAMQVAKKLGVEYREGFFKNRYVGRTFIMPGQAVRKKSVRQKLNAMGIEFKGKNVLIVDDSIVRGTTSHEIVQMARDAGANKVIFASAAPPVKFPNVYGIDMPTRGELVAHGRTDDEVARMIGADHLVYQDVDALKQAVRDINPALREFEASCFDGNYVTGDVTTEYLDRIETARLAPSSQSDRDAASEAIDGGGPARSQLHLQLSVG
- a CDS encoding CvpA family protein, which produces MFTAFDYAVMAVIGLSALRGTWRGFLSEIFGLIGWIAAFFIACRFVGYVVPFIPSTWPGGALTQWLLAFALVVVGVVLVASVLNALLSRIVQATGLSGVDRSLGLMFGLVRGVILVLILVALAGLTELPQQEFWRNALLRPYAVEGVHVMKPLLPETLAAYVRV
- a CDS encoding SPOR domain-containing protein, with amino-acid sequence MGIFSFGKKDDAPTRRGANTSSTRAARGERVERRTRRTERTVDADAMLLDPTLPEKQRARRRLVGAIAMVVAAVVILPMVLDSHPKPVTDDISIDIPNRPAPKLAKADEDTQAGVAPDNPTPDAGLAASGLAATPGATTSATRNQSTSTSAPQPGTSANSTATAGANTSAKPAAKPQTPAIAANTAPATPAAPSAKPARPAVTPPPVTHNAAATPAPGATDDTNTAAATDNANTSAGTPASPPGSRFAVQLGAFANDANARNWAAKLKAAGVPAYTEHRKQADGSTLTLLRAGPFADRAAASAAIAKVREAGLTSGANSGAAQ
- the folC gene encoding bifunctional tetrahydrofolate synthase/dihydrofolate synthase, encoding MTTFPTLDAWLTHLESAHPVGIDMGLGRISRVRDAMQLSFACPIITVGGTNGKGSTCAILESILLRAGFTVGCHTSPHLLTFNERARINGAMASDAELLPHFEAVEAARLSLAEPVTLTYFEFTTLAIMSLFAARGLDAVIFEVGLGGRLDAVNILDTDCAVITSIDIDHTDYLGDTREKIAFEKAGIFRPGKPAICADPVAPQSLIGHAEKIGAELWLFGRDFRYEGQAGSERQQWSYVGPTMRRSALAYPALRGANQLINTSAALAALEALRDRLPVSAQDIRLGLANVELPGRFQVLPGKPAVVLDVGHNPHAAAVLTQNLGNMGFFPYTYAVFGAMRDKDIAGVLAHLKDEIDHWCVTDLPTPRAASAEQLEAALREQGVENGADSSVTRYPSPADAYQDALKRASENDRIVVFGSFYTVAGVMAYRKSQQH
- the accD gene encoding acetyl-CoA carboxylase, carboxyltransferase subunit beta; the protein is MSWLDKLLPPKIKQTDPKSRKGIPEGLWIKCPSCEAVLYRNDVEANLHVCPKCDHHMRIGARERLDGLLDPEGRYEIGQEIVPVDALKFKDSRKYPERLKEAMDDTDETDAMVVMGGAIHTLPVVVACFEFSFMGGSMGSVVGERFARGAQNALEQKVPFICFTASGGARMQESLLSLMQMAKTTAMLTKLAEAKLPFISVLTDPTMGGVSASFAFLGDVVIAEPKALIGFAGPRVIEQTVREKLPEGFQRAEFLLSKGAVDMIVDRRKLREEIAQLMALLSHQPADAVA
- the trpA gene encoding tryptophan synthase subunit alpha, yielding MSRIKNTFDALSAQGRKGLIPFMTAGDPSPARTVEFMHALAAGGADVIELGVPFSDPMADGPVIQQSSERALAHGVSLRHVLADVKRFRETNDKTPVVLMGYANPIERMGVDEFAKAAQDAGVDGVLVVDYPPEECANFAEKMRSASIDPIFLLAPTSTDERIAEVGKIASGYVYYVSLKGVTGAANLDVSSIASKIPAIKSRVPLPVGVGFGIRDAQTARSVAEVSDAVVIGSRIVQLLEQASPETAAETLTRFVAEVREAIDSVATAR
- a CDS encoding site-specific DNA-methyltransferase, coding for MRDEFDEPQPAIETLEPVADQAASAVPAALLPQVPAGIQLLNRDFLTDVANIPDGSIDLIVCDPPYGLGKDYGNDSDMRTGEDFLAWTRGWLELAVPKLKPSGSLYIFCTWQYSPEIFSFLKTKLVMINEIIWDRRVPSMGGTTRRFTSVHDNIGFFAVSKDYFFDLDPVRIPYDEVTKKARSRKLFEGSKWLELGYNPKDVWSVSRLHRQHAERVAHPTQKPLEIVERMVLASCPKGGRVLDPFMGSGTTAVACARQQREFVGYEINESYCAIARERVSAAATPTPVKARAAKAKVRRQAETQ
- the trpB gene encoding tryptophan synthase subunit beta; the encoded protein is MYNLPDERGHFGQFGGVFVAETLVHALNELRVSYEKFQKDPDFVAEYERELKYFVGRPSPIYHAQRWSELLGGAQVFLKREDLNHTGAHKINNVIGQALLAKRMGKPRVIAETGAGQHGVATATIAARFGMECVVYMGAEDVKRQAANVYRMKLLGATVVPVESGSRTLKDALNEAMRDWVTNVENTFYIIGTVAGPHPYPMMVRDFQRVIGDECKVQMPELVGRQPDAVIACIGGGSNAMGIFYPYIDDASVKLIGVEAAGDGLETGRHAASLIGGSPGVLHGNRTYLLQDENGQIIETHSISAGLDYPGVGPEHAWLKDSNRAQYVSITDEEALKAFHDCCRIEGIIPALESSHALAYAAKLAPTLPKDQVLLVNLSGRGDKDMHTVAERSGIQF
- a CDS encoding phosphoribosylanthranilate isomerase, whose amino-acid sequence is MTSPDPLADGAQAGATQAAVPHRTRIKLCGLSKPEDVAHAIDLGADAIGLVFYPPSPRSVSIAQAVDLVHDVPPLVSVVGLFVNATPDWIREVVSNVGLTLLQFHGDETAEQCETLAGVAGLPWLRALRIAADTQPADLVKSALNYSAASGLLFDTHVEGYGGGGKVFDWSLIPAELARRAVLSGGLNAQNVSDAIHRVRPYAVDVSSGIEIVGARGVKDHARMAAFVRAVRAADAE
- the truA gene encoding tRNA pseudouridine(38-40) synthase TruA, producing the protein MKRIALGVQYDGSAFCGWQSQPHGNTVQDELERALREFARTPIQTTVAGRTDTGVHGLGQVVHFDTELDREDISWVRGTNSFLPKTVSVQWAKPMPDDFHARFAAFERTYYYVLYVHPVRSPMLATRAGWVHTPLDLDAMRAAAQYLIGEHDFSAFRSSQCQSKTPFKHVYQIDVRQQGDFVHFRFRANAFLHHMVRNVMGCLVYIGRGRRPVEWMAEVLASRERETAAPTFMPDGLYLARVGYPEQFAVPAPQTGSVPWSTVWTEQAET